From a single Pleurodeles waltl isolate 20211129_DDA chromosome 8, aPleWal1.hap1.20221129, whole genome shotgun sequence genomic region:
- the LOC138249615 gene encoding golgin subfamily A member 6-like protein 6 has translation MPDSGHTSHAKKDQKREHEQQCLTEDKPLKQRQDRKREHQQQCLTQNTSHKQRPDQKREHQQQCLTQDTSLKQRPDQKREHQQQFLTQDTSLKQWTDQKKEHQQECLTQETSLKQRTDWKREHQQQCLTQDTSLKQCPDQNREHQQQCLTQDTSLKQCPDQKREHQQQCLTQETSLKHQQDRKREHQQQCLSQDTSLKHQQDRKREHQQQSLTQDTSLKQRTDWEREHQRQCLSQDTSLKHQQDRKRKHQQQCLTQDTSLKHQQDRKRKHQQQCLTQDTSLKHQQDRKREHQQQFLTQDTSLKQRTDWKREHQQQCLSHDTSLKQWTDQKKDHQQECLTQETSLKHQQDRKREHQQQCLSQDTSLKHQQDRKREHQQQCLTQDTSLKQRTDWKREHQQQCLSHDTSLKQWQD, from the coding sequence ATGCCTGACTCAGGACACACCTCTCATGCAAAGAAGGACCAGAAGAGGGAGCACGAGCAGCAATGCCTAACTGAGGACAAACCTCTCAAGCAGCGGCAAGACCGGAAGAGGGAGCACCAGCAGCAATGCCTGACTCAGAACACATCTCACAAGCAGCGTCCAGACCAGAAGCGGGAGCACCAGCAGCAATGCTTGACTCAGGACACATCTCTCAAGCAACGTCCAGACCAGAAGAGGGAGCACCAGCAGCAATTCCTGACTCAGGACACATCTCTCAAGCAGTGGACAGACCAGAAGAAGGAGCACCAGCAGGAATGCCTGACTCAGGAAACATCTCTTAAGCAGCGGACGGACTGGAAGAGGGAGCACCAGCAGCAATGCCTGACTCAGGACACATCTCTCAAGCAGTGTCCAGACCAGAATAGGGAGCACCAGCAGCAATGCCTGACTCAGGACACATCTCTCAAGCAGTGTCCAGACCAGAAGAGGGAGCACCAGCAGCAATGCCTGACTCAGGAAACATCTCTCAAGCATCAGCAGGACCGGAAGAGGGAGCACCAGCAGCAATGCCTGTCTCAGGACACATCTCTCAAGCATCAGCAGGACCGGAAGAGGGAGCACCAGCAGCAAAGCCTGACTCAGGACACATCTCTCAAGCAGCGGACGGACTGGGAGAGGGAGCACCAGCGGCAATGCCTGTCCCAGGACACATCTCTCAAGCATCAGCAGGACCGGAAGAGGAAGCACCAGCAGCAATGCCTGACTCAGGACACATCTCTCAAGCATCAGCAGGACCGGAAGAGGAAGCACCAGCAGCAATGCCTGACTCAGGACACATCTCTCAAGCATCAGCAGGACCGGAAGAGGGAGCACCAGCAGCAATTCCTGACTCAGGACACATCTCTCAAGCAGCGGACGGACTGGAAGAGGGAGCACCAGCAGCAATGCCTGTCTCATGACACATCTCTCAAGCAGTGGACAGACCAGAAGAAGGACCACCAGCAGGAATGCCTGACTCAGGAAACATCTCTCAAGCATCAGCAGGACCGGAAGAGGGAGCACCAGCAGCAATGCCTGTCTCAGGACACATCTCTCAAGCATCAGCAGGACCGGAAGAGGGAGCACCAGCAGCAATGCCTGACTCAGGACACATCTCTCAAGCAGCGGACGGACTGGAAGAGGGAGCACCAGCAGCAATGCCTGTCTCATGACACATCTCTTAAGCAGTGGCAGGACTGA